Genomic window (Stigmatella erecta):
CTAGGATTTCTTCAACTGATCGATGCGCGCACGCAGTCGGGTTGCCTCCCGCTGTGTTTTCTCCAGGGCGATCTGAAGGGCCTCCTGCTCGCGCGCATGCCGGGCTCGCTGTTGGTCCATCTCGGCTCTGAGCTGCTGAAGCGCCTTCTTGACCTCGCCCAGCTTGT
Coding sequences:
- a CDS encoding periplakin, encoding MSDAQELRDKLGEVKKALQQLRAEMDQQRARHAREQEALQIALEKTQREATRLRARIDQLKKS